The genomic stretch TTATGGACTAACTTGCGCAGCACTAATATACCGCAGAAACATTTTGGCATTTTCATCCATATCCTTGGGCTTATTAATATAGGATAGAAAAGTACTTTCCTTGGAATGGCCTGTAATCCCCATCAAGACCGTCGTAGGCACTTTCTCGTAGTAATTGGTAGCAAAAGACCTGCGGCAAGTATGGGAGGTAATGAGCTCATGTTTCGGGTATTTCCCCGGCTCTTTCCTTTTGGTCTCCTTATTAAACTTCTTTCCTTCCAGGATTTCGTCAAGTTCTGCTGTTTTTCCTATTTCTTTAATATACTCATTAAATTTCGCCTGGCTAATCCTATGAGGAAATCCTTCCTCTAACACCCTTTCCACTTCCTTGGTAAGGGGAACAGGAATCACCTTCCCTGTTTTTTGTTGCTTGACATCGAATACCCGGCACTCCCCAGTATCTCGAATCATCTTTTCCGTTAGTTGAAGTAAATCACCAACCCGTTGTCCTATTTCACAACCTATCAGCAACCATTTCCGAGCGTTGATCAGTGCCTCCCTTTCCAATTTAGTTTTTCTGATTGCTTCTAGATCATCAAACGTAAGCGTTACTATATTTCTCTCTTCGTTAGACTCTGAAAGGCTCTCTATTAAGTGAATCTTGGGATTGACTTTAATTCCAATTTTTTCAGCATCTTTTGCGATACTTTTTAGTAGAGATATACACTTTCCTGTGTTATTGATGGAATATTTCTTTGTTTGAAACAGCCAGCTTTTAAAACGTTCGGCAAAGGCAAGGTCTATTTCCATAAATCGAACAGGTTTTTTGAGCACTTTCTCATACTCCTGAAGGATATTTTTAAACGTTTGATAATTTTTAATCGTGTTCTCGGACAGCCCCACTTTACTCCGTCCCTTGATCTTCCTACTTGGCGCATTTTGGATAATGTAATCAAGATGACAAATAAACAAATCACTATCATCTGACTCCTCACGATTGAAGCATCGATCTATTTGCTGATCAAAAAACTCTCTGGAAAACGAAGCTCCTGCTGCTTGGACTTCATTGATCCGATCCATCAAAAAAGCTTCAAGCACCCTAAGCTGCTTGACCATTTGCTTGTTTGCTTCATCATTTTGCTTGGGATACCCCTTTGCACTACTCCAATTTCTGGGATGTATGAAAAAACCCGTTTTGCAGTAATAGGCATCTCCCCTTTTTATAGATATGGTTACATAAACCGGAACTGGTTTATCCAATTTACTTTTAAGTCGATATTTAATACTGGCCATAAGATAGAATGAGGTGTTTGCCAAAGTTACTATATTTGGCAAACCATTGGCAAACCAATTCGCTATTTTATGCTATTTATTTAAATATCATGCTATTTCAAATCTTGTTCACAAAACAAAAAAACAATCTCAAATTCATTATTACAGGGGTTTTTAAGATCAGAAAGACAGGTTTCAAAAAACGAAAAATCCAACTATTACTACTCCGGCCCAAGGTACTAAAAAGCTCTCTTTCTGGAGAGCTTTTTTTGGTTATAGTAAAACGTAATTTTTCACAAACAACTTCCAGTCCGCTCCCAAGGGAATGACCACATATTGCCCTTCCGGGGTGACCAACACCTTAGTGGGAAAGGAAGATACTCCAAACGCATTCAAATCTTTACGATCAATTTCAGCCACGGGAAAAGTATAGTCATTCTCATCCATAAAGCGGGAAAGGTTTTCAGACATAAATGAAAGTGTATAGACCAATAACTTAGGAACGCCTCCCCTTGTAAGGTTTTCATGGTAAAAAGCCTGTACTTCCGGCATCTCCTTTATACAGGGGGGACACCATGTGCCCCAAAAGTCAAACATCAGCCATTTTTCTTGTTTATCGGAAAAGTTGATCTTGTCGTGTTTAGAAAAGCGAAACTTCAAATTGGGCACCTCAGCACCTTGACTATTGATATGGGCCTGCCAGTATACCGGAAAATCCTGCTTTCCACCGTGATCGGCATAGTAGTTCATCAGCAATTTCATATTGGTATCCGATGGATAGGCAAAGGCAATCGACGCCATCTGCTCTAAGGCCGCAGCATGCTCTCCTTCTTTATCAAGCCAGGAAAAATATTCAATACGGTACTTCAAAAGCTCCATTTGACCTGTAAACAAAAAGGCATCCATCTGAAAAGCCCGCTTTTCCGCTAAATCCATCTGATCAGGACTGTATTGAGCTGATTTTCCCAAATATTCCGGATTTTGATCAAAATGCTCATAACGATAATGATAACTTTGGGCAAGCAAGTAGCGGCTCCATGCTCTCTCAGTCAAGGTGAGTTGGTCTCTATTGTCAGATTCATGACACTCGCAGGCTTCCAAGTTTGCGACTACCTTTTTGAGTACTTCCTGCTGCCGTTTCTTTGAAACAAACGGCTTGTCTTCCAACTCTTTCAAGGTCATTAGCATGTAGGTCTCCGCTTTGGAATTTGCAAATCCAGTACCTTCCTCCAGATAAGCGGTCAAATCCGTAAAGCTCTCATTTACCCTTACTGAATCATTACTGTAGCGCACCTTTCCCCACAAATACAATGGTGTCAGCATTTCCTTGATTTCGGGATCTCCCTTTGAAATAAGCACCTTTAAAAAGCTTAACACCTTGATGCCATAATCGTCTTCTATCAGCCGTTTGCTCAATACACGGTGATGAGCATCCCAAAAATAGGGGACATAGACACGGTACATCTCCAGCGAAAGCGGAAGGGCGTTCATGATTTCCTCTTTCTTCAGCTTATCACTAAGGTCATTGTACAAGGGAGCAGCTCCATTTGGCGTTTGACAAAAAGCCGAAACGCTTATCACACTTATTAACAGTACAATTAAAAATCTTCTCATAAAAGGGTTATTGTCAATTAACTATAATAACAGTCATATAATAAAGAAATAAAATTATCTGGAATAAAGCCAGCCTTAAAGACATCCATCAATGCAACCAAATTAAGCGAATGACGGCCCCCTATAAACTTGATAATCAACAGACAAAAACACTACAGCCCTCGCAAGCACAGCCCAATCCCTTAACTAGGCTGATCCTTCGATTCTGATCTGATCAGCCCCAGCTTAATTCAAGGTGCGGATTAGATTTTATCAACCACCCGCTAAAACCCAACCCTAACCTCTTCTTTTCCCTGCACATGCCGAAACAACAGGTAAATGCAGGCAATATCAAAAGCCGCTAAAGTAAATACACCAAGCAAAGTAAGAACTACCGTAATAAACATAATAGCCGTAATCAAGCCTAAGATCCCAATAGCTTGATAATGCTGCCCCAAAGACTTTTTGGACAGCACCAAGCCAATGGAAAAAGGAATCAAGGAAATCCCAAAAGCCACCACCTCCAGTACACCAAACCAAATATCTTCTGCCCCTACCACTTTACCGGAATAGATGTCAGCACCAATAATGCCTGCATTGACCAACATCACAAACACCGCCCCAAACTGGAGCACTTTGTTGTCTGTTCGCTGGCCGACCAGGTAAAAACCATAGGCAAAGGCAACATAGGAGATCAGCACAACGGTTTTAAGCAGGGTGTAATATCCGGGCTGCTGCATTTCTGTATTTGCCATCAGGGCGATTTCCCAAAGCACCTCATAAGAAGACGACAAAAAATAGATTACGCCTGCCATCCCCGCCCACCACAATTGGCGCTTATCGACTGCCGAGAAAATAGGCTTTGCTGTTGGCTGAGGCCCTTCGGGTTCATTGGCGGGCAGCTGGATATCAAGTACTTCCATGATGGTCTTTACGGTAAATGCACGCGGTGTCACTTCTCCTGCTTCGATGCGCTGGATGGT from Echinicola soli encodes the following:
- a CDS encoding tyrosine-type recombinase/integrase produces the protein MASIKYRLKSKLDKPVPVYVTISIKRGDAYYCKTGFFIHPRNWSSAKGYPKQNDEANKQMVKQLRVLEAFLMDRINEVQAAGASFSREFFDQQIDRCFNREESDDSDLFICHLDYIIQNAPSRKIKGRSKVGLSENTIKNYQTFKNILQEYEKVLKKPVRFMEIDLAFAERFKSWLFQTKKYSINNTGKCISLLKSIAKDAEKIGIKVNPKIHLIESLSESNEERNIVTLTFDDLEAIRKTKLEREALINARKWLLIGCEIGQRVGDLLQLTEKMIRDTGECRVFDVKQQKTGKVIPVPLTKEVERVLEEGFPHRISQAKFNEYIKEIGKTAELDEILEGKKFNKETKRKEPGKYPKHELITSHTCRRSFATNYYEKVPTTVLMGITGHSKESTFLSYINKPKDMDENAKMFLRYISAAQVSP
- a CDS encoding helix-turn-helix domain-containing protein; amino-acid sequence: MKQPELGKVIQQQRLSKGMTQEELVERCNINVRTIQRIEAGEVTPRAFTVKTIMEVLDIQLPANEPEGPQPTAKPIFSAVDKRQLWWAGMAGVIYFLSSSYEVLWEIALMANTEMQQPGYYTLLKTVVLISYVAFAYGFYLVGQRTDNKVLQFGAVFVMLVNAGIIGADIYSGKVVGAEDIWFGVLEVVAFGISLIPFSIGLVLSKKSLGQHYQAIGILGLITAIMFITVVLTLLGVFTLAAFDIACIYLLFRHVQGKEEVRVGF
- a CDS encoding TlpA family protein disulfide reductase produces the protein MRRFLIVLLISVISVSAFCQTPNGAAPLYNDLSDKLKKEEIMNALPLSLEMYRVYVPYFWDAHHRVLSKRLIEDDYGIKVLSFLKVLISKGDPEIKEMLTPLYLWGKVRYSNDSVRVNESFTDLTAYLEEGTGFANSKAETYMLMTLKELEDKPFVSKKRQQEVLKKVVANLEACECHESDNRDQLTLTERAWSRYLLAQSYHYRYEHFDQNPEYLGKSAQYSPDQMDLAEKRAFQMDAFLFTGQMELLKYRIEYFSWLDKEGEHAAALEQMASIAFAYPSDTNMKLLMNYYADHGGKQDFPVYWQAHINSQGAEVPNLKFRFSKHDKINFSDKQEKWLMFDFWGTWCPPCIKEMPEVQAFYHENLTRGGVPKLLVYTLSFMSENLSRFMDENDYTFPVAEIDRKDLNAFGVSSFPTKVLVTPEGQYVVIPLGADWKLFVKNYVLL